A genomic region of Leptolyngbya sp. NIES-2104 contains the following coding sequences:
- a CDS encoding alpha/beta fold hydrolase produces MTRSTAAPSLDGTPIKLGKVTLQVAHSPGKSPAIVFVHGGLGSRLNWCLQWDYFQAQGQEILTYDLAGHGQSERYSRYSVGRHRRDLTRLIDHFKLHRPILCCHSYGVPVGLEWAKRHAATALIAIGGGTHNLTPWWEIPLIKFFAIGGHHVYRWQLVQELLRSLMVADQNEALAQFHDRNTAPSDAHPYEAIEAFWGYNGQHHPLKCPVTVITGGDDPMFPPAMGHEWLANLLQDQPQSQHITVPNVGHLVMAEAPEVVNQAISDWIDHSLNDSRINSTET; encoded by the coding sequence ATGACGCGATCGACTGCCGCACCCAGCCTAGACGGAACCCCGATCAAACTCGGCAAAGTTACTTTACAAGTCGCACACTCTCCAGGGAAATCTCCAGCGATCGTGTTCGTTCACGGTGGGTTAGGCAGTCGATTAAATTGGTGCTTGCAGTGGGACTATTTCCAGGCGCAAGGACAAGAAATTCTCACGTATGATTTGGCAGGACACGGACAATCTGAACGCTACAGCCGCTATTCCGTCGGACGACATCGGCGAGATTTAACGCGACTCATCGACCATTTCAAGCTACATCGCCCCATTCTTTGCTGTCATAGTTACGGAGTTCCAGTGGGGTTGGAATGGGCAAAACGACACGCTGCGACAGCCCTGATCGCGATCGGCGGTGGAACGCACAATCTCACGCCCTGGTGGGAAATTCCACTCATTAAATTCTTTGCGATCGGCGGTCATCATGTCTATCGCTGGCAACTGGTGCAGGAATTACTACGATCGCTGATGGTGGCTGATCAAAATGAAGCTCTCGCGCAGTTTCACGATCGCAATACGGCTCCGAGTGATGCTCATCCGTATGAAGCGATCGAGGCTTTTTGGGGATACAACGGGCAACACCATCCGCTGAAATGTCCCGTCACAGTAATTACAGGAGGAGACGATCCAATGTTTCCGCCTGCAATGGGGCATGAATGGTTGGCAAATTTATTGCAAGATCAACCTCAGAGCCAGCACATCACCGTTCCAAATGTTGGACATCTAGTAATGGCGGAAGCTCCAGAAGTGGTCAATCAAGCGATTTCTGACTGGATCGATCACAGTTTGAATGATTCACGAATTAACTCGACTGAGACTTGA
- the recG gene encoding ATP-dependent DNA helicase RecG translates to MDLTRLQKALSVEADRGFNDLEGNQFRFSEFLHLSLSDSSTELPKSEREKCQAIASQFAKYPELEFAQRQHLVAETRRFLHQVKKAEEKAASVPEKSPSVKEKTASTRKVAPAPIAPETPPRDIPLIQAITYLPGIGPKSAEKLAKLGLYYVRDVLYYYPRDHIDYARQVNIRDLKPGETVTIVATIKNCNCFTSPRNSKLTILELTIQDSSGQMKITRFYMGSRFASRGWQEQQKRLYPKGASIAASGLVKETKFGGVSLEDPDIEVLDQEGESLNSPAVGRIVPVYPLTEGVGADLVRRAVSTSLPAIANLHEPIPKGLLTEYGLVGIQDAIANIHFPTDPDALESARRRLVFDEFFYLQLGLLKRRYEQRQTQASAVLAPTGRLIDDFYKLLPFKLTNAQQRVTNDILNDLQRPIPMNRLIQGDVGSGKTVVAVITILAAIQSGYQAAFMAPTEVLAEQHYRKLVEWFNQLHLPVELLTGSTKAAKRREIHNGLQTGELPLLVGTHALIQDTVSFDRLGLVVIDEQHRFGVEQRARLQQKGEHPHVLTMTATPIPRTLALTLHGDLDVSQIDELPPGRKPIQTTVLTGRDRQQAYDLMKREIAQGRQIYIVLPLVEESEKLDLKSAIDEHQHLKEDVFPDFNVGLLHGRMTSAEKDEAITEFRDNKTQILVSTTVVEVGVDVPNATVMMIEHAERFGLSQLHQLRGRVGRGGSQSFCLLMSSSKSETARQRLTVLEQSQDGFFISEMDMRFRGPGAVLGTRQSGLPDFALASLVEDQEVLVLARDAAERTIQKDPTIEKWNAMKAELDYRYQRLMGGAILT, encoded by the coding sequence ATGGATTTGACGCGGTTACAGAAAGCGTTATCGGTGGAAGCCGATCGCGGATTTAATGACCTGGAGGGAAACCAATTTCGCTTCAGTGAGTTTTTGCATCTGAGCTTGAGCGATTCGAGCACAGAATTACCCAAGTCGGAACGAGAGAAGTGTCAAGCGATCGCGAGTCAATTTGCCAAATATCCCGAACTCGAATTCGCTCAACGTCAGCATCTTGTCGCTGAAACTCGTCGTTTCCTTCATCAGGTCAAGAAAGCCGAAGAGAAAGCAGCTTCCGTCCCAGAAAAATCGCCCTCTGTTAAAGAAAAAACCGCTTCGACTCGTAAAGTTGCTCCCGCTCCGATCGCGCCCGAAACTCCGCCCCGCGATATTCCACTGATCCAAGCAATTACTTATCTTCCAGGCATCGGACCGAAAAGCGCGGAAAAACTTGCCAAACTCGGACTTTATTACGTTCGAGATGTGTTGTACTACTATCCACGTGATCACATCGATTACGCCCGCCAAGTGAATATCCGCGACCTCAAGCCAGGGGAAACGGTAACGATCGTGGCAACGATCAAAAACTGTAATTGCTTCACAAGTCCGCGTAATAGCAAACTCACGATTCTAGAATTAACAATTCAAGATTCGAGCGGACAGATGAAAATTACTCGTTTCTATATGGGGAGTCGGTTCGCCAGTCGCGGATGGCAAGAACAACAGAAACGGCTCTATCCGAAAGGAGCCTCGATCGCGGCTTCAGGTCTAGTCAAAGAAACGAAATTCGGCGGAGTCAGCCTCGAAGATCCGGACATCGAAGTACTCGATCAAGAAGGCGAATCGCTGAACTCTCCAGCCGTGGGGCGCATTGTCCCGGTTTATCCATTGACTGAAGGCGTGGGAGCGGATTTAGTCCGTCGAGCAGTTTCGACTTCACTCCCTGCGATCGCAAATCTGCACGAACCGATCCCCAAAGGATTGCTGACCGAGTATGGACTGGTTGGAATTCAGGACGCGATCGCGAATATCCATTTCCCAACCGATCCCGATGCTCTAGAGTCCGCGCGTCGTCGCTTAGTCTTCGATGAATTTTTCTATTTACAACTCGGCTTACTCAAACGACGATACGAGCAGCGGCAAACTCAAGCCAGTGCTGTACTCGCTCCGACAGGCAGACTGATCGATGATTTTTATAAACTGCTCCCGTTCAAGCTAACGAATGCTCAGCAGCGCGTTACGAACGATATTTTGAACGATCTTCAGCGTCCGATCCCGATGAATCGCTTGATTCAAGGTGACGTGGGATCAGGAAAAACGGTTGTTGCGGTGATTACGATTCTGGCGGCAATTCAATCGGGCTATCAAGCGGCGTTTATGGCTCCGACTGAAGTTCTCGCAGAACAGCACTATCGAAAATTGGTTGAATGGTTTAATCAGCTTCATTTGCCTGTGGAATTGCTCACAGGTTCAACCAAAGCCGCCAAACGCCGAGAAATTCATAACGGGTTACAAACCGGAGAATTGCCGCTCTTAGTCGGAACTCATGCGCTGATTCAGGATACGGTGAGCTTCGATCGATTAGGTTTGGTCGTAATCGATGAACAACACCGTTTCGGAGTCGAACAACGCGCCCGCCTTCAGCAAAAAGGTGAACATCCCCACGTTCTAACGATGACCGCAACGCCGATTCCGAGAACGTTGGCGCTGACATTACACGGCGATTTAGATGTAAGTCAAATTGATGAATTGCCACCCGGACGAAAGCCGATTCAGACCACCGTATTGACGGGACGCGATCGACAACAGGCATACGATCTGATGAAGCGCGAAATTGCTCAAGGACGGCAGATTTACATTGTGTTGCCGCTGGTGGAGGAATCCGAGAAGTTGGATCTCAAATCCGCGATCGACGAACACCAACACCTGAAAGAAGATGTTTTCCCGGATTTCAACGTAGGCTTACTTCACGGGCGAATGACTTCCGCCGAAAAAGACGAAGCCATTACCGAATTTCGCGACAACAAAACTCAGATTCTCGTGTCTACAACGGTGGTAGAAGTCGGGGTCGATGTGCCGAACGCAACCGTGATGATGATCGAACACGCTGAACGGTTTGGACTGTCACAGCTTCATCAGCTTCGGGGACGAGTCGGACGCGGCGGATCACAGTCGTTTTGTTTGCTCATGAGTAGTTCTAAGAGCGAAACGGCTCGGCAGCGATTAACCGTTCTCGAACAATCACAGGACGGATTCTTTATCTCAGAAATGGATATGAGATTCCGAGGTCCGGGAGCGGTTTTAGGAACGCGGCAGTCAGGATTGCCCGATTTTGCGTTAGCGAGCCTTGTCGAGGATCAAGAAGTGCTAGTCCTGGCGCGGGATGCAGCGGAAAGAACGATCCAGAAAGATCCAACGATCGAGAAATGGAATGCGATGAAAGCCGAACTAGACTATCGCTATCAACGGCTGATGGGCGGCGCGATTCTGACCTAG
- a CDS encoding exopolysaccharide biosynthesis protein: MNTMTQQEDAQNSPQLHTSELLRNLLEQHSGETIRLGDLIRSLGSRAFGPTLLLCALPEALPLPVAGVSAIIGTPLFIFSLQLLLGYRAPRIPKWLSKREFKRKDFEKAVNYILRYLQRFEKVIRPRWQFATTPFVERLLGLLFLLLAFVIMLPIPLGNMLPAIAIVVISLGLIEADGVLVVVGTIASVIILVVMAGAIAALFSWSLQWVNQFLRR, from the coding sequence ATGAACACTATGACTCAGCAGGAAGATGCTCAGAACTCCCCTCAGTTGCATACGTCTGAACTATTACGGAATCTGTTAGAGCAGCATTCTGGAGAAACGATTCGACTGGGAGATTTGATTCGGAGTTTGGGGAGTCGTGCGTTTGGTCCGACTTTGTTGCTTTGTGCACTCCCAGAAGCTTTACCGCTGCCTGTTGCGGGTGTTTCTGCGATTATTGGTACACCACTGTTTATTTTTTCGCTTCAGCTATTGTTGGGATATCGTGCGCCTCGCATTCCGAAGTGGCTATCGAAACGGGAATTCAAGCGGAAAGACTTTGAGAAAGCTGTTAATTATATTCTGCGGTATCTTCAGCGGTTTGAAAAGGTAATTCGTCCGCGCTGGCAGTTTGCGACGACACCCTTTGTGGAACGGCTTTTAGGACTACTGTTTCTGCTTTTGGCATTTGTGATCATGCTCCCAATTCCGTTGGGGAATATGCTGCCCGCGATCGCGATTGTGGTGATCAGTCTTGGATTGATCGAGGCAGATGGGGTGCTGGTTGTGGTGGGAACGATCGCATCGGTGATCATTTTAGTTGTGATGGCGGGTGCGATCGCGGCTCTCTTTTCCTGGTCGCTGCAATGGGTGAATCAATTTTTGCGGCGTTAG
- a CDS encoding ATP-binding protein, translating into MKQAGKLYLFCGKMAAGKSTLAREIAQRENAVLIVQDEWLEQLFPDEIMNIPDFVKYSSRLQNVLTRHITALLSQGVSVVLDFPGNTRLQREWFRALFESAIADHELHYVDVSDEVCKRQLRERSNQLPEGSAFTSEAEFDAITKYFQEPSDDEGFNIIRHVKA; encoded by the coding sequence ATGAAGCAGGCAGGAAAGCTCTACTTATTTTGTGGAAAGATGGCAGCGGGAAAATCCACTCTTGCAAGGGAAATCGCACAACGAGAAAATGCTGTTCTGATCGTGCAGGATGAGTGGCTGGAGCAATTGTTTCCAGACGAAATTATGAACATTCCTGACTTCGTGAAATATTCATCCAGGCTACAAAACGTGCTGACACGGCATATTACTGCACTGCTTTCACAGGGTGTATCGGTTGTGCTTGATTTTCCTGGCAACACGAGATTACAGCGGGAATGGTTTCGAGCGTTATTTGAAAGTGCGATCGCTGACCATGAGTTGCACTATGTCGATGTCTCTGATGAGGTGTGCAAGCGTCAATTACGGGAGCGGAGCAATCAACTTCCTGAAGGTTCAGCATTTACGAGCGAGGCTGAGTTTGATGCGATTACCAAGTACTTTCAGGAACCCTCAGACGATGAGGGCTTCAATATTATTCGTCATGTCAAAGCTTGA
- the crtE gene encoding geranylgeranyl diphosphate synthase CrtE produces MVVTGETQSNQASQFDLKGYLAAKQQQVETALDRAFPVVFPDKIYEAMRYSLFAGGKRLRPVLCLATCDLLGGTPEMAMPTACALEMIHTMSLIHDDLPAMDNDDYRRGKLTNHKVFGEAVAILAGDGLLAYAFEHIVEETKNVPADRLIKVIARLGRAVGAAGLVGGQVVDLDCEGKKDVTLDTLNFIHTHKTAALLEASVVSGGILAGGSDSDIQHLTRYAQAIGLAFQIVDDLLDITSTQEELGKSIGKDMTVEKATYPRLLGMEESRRQAEQLVEQAKAEVAGFGEKAIPLMAIANYITARKN; encoded by the coding sequence ATGGTCGTGACAGGAGAAACGCAATCAAATCAAGCCTCCCAATTTGATTTGAAAGGCTATTTAGCGGCAAAGCAGCAACAAGTTGAAACCGCCCTCGATCGAGCATTTCCCGTGGTCTTCCCCGATAAGATTTACGAAGCGATGCGCTATTCGCTGTTCGCAGGTGGAAAACGCTTACGTCCGGTGCTCTGCCTCGCTACCTGTGATCTGTTGGGTGGAACGCCTGAAATGGCAATGCCGACCGCCTGTGCCCTCGAAATGATTCACACGATGTCGCTGATTCACGACGATTTACCCGCGATGGATAACGACGATTACCGACGCGGCAAATTAACAAATCACAAAGTATTCGGGGAAGCCGTCGCAATTCTGGCGGGAGATGGTTTACTCGCTTATGCGTTTGAGCATATTGTAGAAGAAACAAAGAATGTTCCTGCCGATCGTTTAATCAAAGTGATTGCTCGTCTCGGTCGTGCCGTTGGAGCCGCTGGACTGGTCGGTGGTCAAGTGGTCGATCTCGATTGCGAAGGCAAAAAAGATGTTACCCTCGACACACTGAATTTTATCCACACTCACAAAACAGCCGCGTTACTCGAAGCCTCAGTCGTTAGCGGTGGTATTCTTGCGGGAGGGTCTGATTCTGATATCCAACATCTGACGCGATATGCTCAAGCGATCGGGTTAGCGTTCCAAATCGTTGATGACTTGCTCGATATCACCTCGACGCAAGAAGAACTTGGCAAGAGTATCGGTAAAGATATGACTGTCGAGAAAGCGACTTATCCCCGTCTGCTCGGAATGGAAGAATCGCGTCGTCAAGCGGAACAACTGGTCGAACAGGCAAAAGCGGAAGTCGCTGGATTTGGTGAAAAAGCGATTCCCCTGATGGCGATCGCAAATTACATTACCGCTCGTAAGAATTAA
- a CDS encoding NUDIX hydrolase — translation MKPEVAIAILQKQDQFLLQLRDNIPNIAYPGHWGLFGGHIELDESPEIAVVRELQEEICYSPAEVEKFGIYEDDRAIRHVFVADLTVGIAGLTLLEGWDLGLFTRSQIEQGERFSDRANQIRPLGAIHQRILLDFINKNG, via the coding sequence ATGAAGCCAGAAGTTGCGATTGCGATTCTTCAAAAACAAGATCAATTCCTCTTACAACTCCGTGATAATATTCCGAATATTGCGTATCCGGGACATTGGGGTCTATTTGGTGGACACATCGAGCTAGATGAATCGCCAGAGATCGCCGTAGTGCGCGAGTTGCAAGAGGAAATTTGTTATTCGCCTGCTGAAGTTGAAAAGTTTGGGATTTACGAAGACGATCGCGCAATTCGTCATGTGTTTGTGGCTGATTTGACGGTGGGGATCGCGGGTCTGACATTGCTGGAAGGTTGGGATTTGGGATTATTTACGCGATCGCAAATCGAACAGGGAGAGCGATTTAGCGATCGGGCGAACCAAATCCGACCGCTCGGCGCAATTCATCAACGAATTTTGCTAGACTTCATCAATAAAAACGGGTGA
- a CDS encoding calcium-binding protein, whose amino-acid sequence MINFGSDTRTNPSLTTDLGTSTALRSALDRASDPIPLARSAGVTAAYVATITGTESFDFLRGTSGDDRIFGLGGSDTITATSGNDSIDAGTGFDAVVYGLNTAITLRPAGVIDKGQFGQDTLRFVERIVGQAGFANSVDASSITSGSTAIEVNLGGRFINVGNIPGIGFRGFTIENFVNATGTSNNDTFTGSDGNNLLSGLGGDDFFNATRGNDRIEGGAGFDTIDYRPLNVAITINPTGVINKGSAGQDTLFQVDRIIGAVNQTNTIDALSTPGGASINVQLLNNLLQVRDIPGLGLRNFFAENFRNVNGTQNRDNLDGNNANNVLNGFGGNDGIFGRGGDDVLSGGAGTDFVVGGDGNDVINGTDAAARGRSEIDDLEGGSGNDRFIFGDRSGSFYKFNGVNDVVGVRDFSSGDVIQLGLGETYRTVSRSGGFDLFVVTGGANDLVARVNTTTAVSVPTSNFTIASGQRLGAFIGA is encoded by the coding sequence ATGATTAACTTCGGCTCTGATACCCGGACGAATCCTTCACTCACGACTGATTTAGGAACTTCTACAGCATTGCGTAGCGCTTTGGATCGAGCATCCGACCCGATTCCACTCGCTCGAAGTGCTGGGGTTACGGCTGCTTATGTAGCTACGATTACGGGAACCGAAAGCTTTGATTTCTTGCGGGGGACATCGGGAGACGATCGCATTTTCGGTTTAGGCGGTTCCGATACTATCACAGCAACCAGTGGCAATGATTCTATTGATGCGGGGACAGGATTTGATGCAGTAGTGTATGGCTTGAACACAGCGATTACGCTCAGACCCGCTGGAGTCATCGATAAGGGACAGTTCGGACAAGACACGCTCAGATTTGTTGAACGGATTGTCGGACAAGCGGGCTTTGCAAACAGTGTCGATGCGTCTTCGATTACGAGCGGAAGTACTGCGATCGAGGTTAATCTAGGCGGTCGCTTTATCAATGTCGGCAACATTCCTGGAATTGGATTTCGTGGATTTACGATCGAGAACTTTGTCAATGCAACCGGAACGAGCAACAATGATACCTTTACCGGATCAGACGGTAACAATCTACTGAGCGGTCTTGGGGGCGATGACTTTTTCAATGCAACTCGCGGAAATGATCGCATTGAGGGCGGCGCGGGTTTTGATACGATCGACTATCGCCCGCTAAATGTTGCGATTACGATTAACCCTACAGGGGTCATCAACAAAGGTTCGGCAGGACAGGACACCTTGTTCCAGGTCGATCGCATTATTGGTGCAGTGAATCAAACGAATACGATCGACGCGCTTTCCACACCCGGAGGAGCCAGCATCAATGTGCAATTGCTGAATAATCTGTTGCAGGTGCGCGATATTCCTGGGTTAGGCTTGCGAAACTTCTTTGCTGAGAATTTCCGCAACGTTAACGGAACGCAAAATCGCGACAACCTCGACGGTAATAACGCCAATAATGTTCTAAATGGCTTCGGGGGCAATGATGGCATCTTCGGGCGCGGTGGTGATGATGTTCTATCAGGAGGTGCAGGAACGGATTTTGTCGTTGGTGGAGACGGAAATGATGTGATTAATGGAACGGATGCAGCGGCAAGAGGTCGGAGTGAAATTGATGATCTTGAAGGTGGATCAGGAAACGATCGCTTTATTTTTGGCGATCGTAGTGGTTCCTTCTATAAGTTCAATGGCGTAAACGATGTGGTTGGAGTTCGTGATTTTTCCAGTGGCGATGTGATTCAACTGGGATTGGGTGAAACGTATCGAACTGTGAGCCGCAGTGGAGGATTCGATTTATTCGTGGTTACAGGTGGCGCAAATGATTTAGTTGCACGAGTGAACACCACAACAGCGGTGAGCGTCCCGACGAGCAACTTTACGATCGCGTCTGGACAACGACTAGGAGCGTTCATCGGCGCTTAG
- the folD gene encoding bifunctional methylenetetrahydrofolate dehydrogenase/methenyltetrahydrofolate cyclohydrolase FolD: MSSIAQLLDGKALAQKMQAALTEQVQSLTARFGRPPGLAVLMVGDNPASAAYVRNKEKACAAVGIASYGKHFPTETTQKELAAVIDELNQDDRVDGILVQLPLPDHLDSVALLNQIHPDKDADGLHPMNLGRLVRTEPGLRSCTPYGVMRLLEEYQLDPRGKKAVVIGRSILVGKPIALMLLDADATVTIAHSRTPNLAEVAREADILVAAVGRPNLITADMVKPGAIVVDVGINRITDDTGKSRLVGDVDFNAVQSVAGYLTPVPGGVGAMTVTMLLHNTVWSYQQRFQR, translated from the coding sequence ATGTCTTCGATCGCTCAACTCCTCGACGGAAAAGCGCTTGCCCAAAAGATGCAAGCCGCGCTCACCGAACAAGTCCAATCGCTCACGGCTCGGTTTGGTCGTCCTCCAGGTCTTGCCGTTCTCATGGTCGGGGACAATCCCGCCAGTGCCGCCTACGTCCGCAATAAAGAAAAAGCCTGCGCTGCGGTCGGGATCGCGTCTTATGGCAAACATTTCCCCACCGAAACGACTCAAAAAGAACTCGCGGCTGTAATTGATGAGTTAAATCAAGACGATCGCGTAGATGGCATTCTTGTACAATTGCCGCTCCCGGATCATCTCGATAGCGTTGCACTTCTAAACCAAATTCACCCGGATAAGGACGCGGACGGTTTGCACCCAATGAATCTGGGGCGACTGGTTAGAACTGAGCCAGGATTGAGAAGCTGTACGCCCTACGGAGTGATGCGGCTGTTAGAAGAATATCAACTCGATCCGCGTGGTAAAAAAGCAGTCGTCATCGGGCGCAGTATTTTAGTTGGAAAACCGATCGCGTTAATGCTGCTCGATGCGGATGCCACTGTAACGATCGCGCATTCCCGCACCCCTAATCTGGCAGAAGTCGCCCGTGAAGCCGATATTCTCGTTGCTGCGGTTGGTCGTCCAAATTTAATCACCGCTGACATGGTAAAACCCGGTGCGATCGTCGTTGATGTCGGCATTAACCGAATCACCGACGACACTGGAAAAAGCCGATTAGTCGGAGATGTGGATTTCAATGCGGTACAATCCGTGGCGGGATATCTTACGCCCGTTCCGGGTGGAGTTGGTGCGATGACTGTGACCATGCTGTTGCACAATACAGTATGGAGCTATCAACAACGCTTCCAACGTTAA
- a CDS encoding colicin E3/pyocin S6 family cytotoxin — translation MLLDRCFTHIATNSQSLKIGNGKLRNRLLEKFASEWDSRHGTIEKYDRKGKHLGKFDPITGEQLIRKVTR, via the coding sequence ATGTTACTTGATCGCTGCTTCACCCACATCGCCACAAATTCTCAATCGCTCAAAATCGGAAATGGTAAGCTAAGAAACCGCTTGCTCGAAAAATTCGCGTCCGAGTGGGATAGTCGGCATGGCACGATCGAGAAATATGATAGAAAAGGTAAGCATTTGGGTAAGTTTGATCCGATTACAGGCGAACAACTAATTCGTAAGGTTACTCGATAA
- a CDS encoding divergent PAP2 family protein, with protein sequence MLLLALIACLIAQATKLIIELIVHRKVNFKVLVETGGMPSSHSALVTALATGVGLTDGWDSTQFAIATIVAFIVMYDSQGVRQAAGKQAKILNQIVDELFTGEHHFNEARLKELLGHTPVQVIMGSLLGIVVCVVGDWWLGGSWRSLFVQIAGVH encoded by the coding sequence GTGCTGCTCCTAGCTCTCATTGCCTGTTTGATTGCCCAAGCGACAAAGTTAATCATCGAACTGATTGTGCATCGCAAAGTGAATTTCAAAGTGCTCGTGGAAACAGGCGGAATGCCCAGTTCCCATTCGGCACTCGTAACCGCGCTGGCAACCGGAGTTGGATTAACCGACGGTTGGGACAGTACACAATTCGCGATCGCGACGATCGTCGCTTTTATCGTGATGTACGACTCCCAAGGGGTTCGTCAAGCGGCAGGCAAACAAGCCAAAATTCTCAACCAAATCGTCGATGAATTGTTCACAGGAGAGCATCATTTCAACGAAGCCCGCCTAAAAGAATTACTCGGACATACGCCAGTGCAAGTGATTATGGGATCACTGCTTGGAATCGTGGTTTGTGTGGTGGGTGATTGGTGGTTGGGTGGCAGTTGGCGATCGCTGTTTGTTCAAATCGCAGGGGTGCATTAG